From one Streptomyces sp. N50 genomic stretch:
- the argS gene encoding arginine--tRNA ligase, whose amino-acid sequence MTSVTSLTDLVHQRLANALTATLPEAAADPLLRRSDRADFQANGILALAKKAKANPRELATQVVANVVTGDVIKDIEVSGPGFLNVTITDRAITETLAARYADDTARLGVPLAPHPGTTVIDYAQPNVAKEMHVGHLRSAVIGDAVVQLLEFTGESVVRRHHIGDWGTQFGMLIQYLDEHPGELDHADAQVTGEEAMSNLDRLYKAARKLFDSDEEFKTRARRRVVDLQAGDPQTIAAWQKFVDESKIYFFSVFEKLDMEIRDADIVGESGYNDMLDETCRLLEESGVAEISDGALCVFFDDIKGPDGNRVPLIVRKSDGGYGYAATDLSAIRDRVFNLKATSLLYVVDVRQSLHFKMVFETARRAGWLGDDVTAYQLAFGTILGKDGKPFKTREGVSVKLEDLLDEAVQRATAVVRDKAEKVGLTEQEIIDNGRYVGIGAVKYADLSTSAVRDYKFDLDQMVSLNGDTAVYLQYAYARIQSILRKAGEARPVAHPELELAPAERSLGLHLDQFSEVVAEAAKEYAPHKLTAYLYQLASTLTTFYDQCHVLSPDNAPEVVENRLFLVDLTARTLQRGMALLGIRTPEKL is encoded by the coding sequence ATGACCTCGGTCACGTCGCTCACCGACCTAGTCCACCAGCGCCTCGCGAACGCCCTCACGGCAACCCTGCCGGAGGCCGCCGCGGACCCCCTGCTGCGACGGAGCGACCGAGCCGACTTCCAGGCGAACGGCATCCTCGCCCTGGCGAAGAAGGCCAAGGCCAACCCCCGGGAGCTGGCGACGCAGGTCGTGGCGAACGTGGTGACCGGTGACGTGATCAAGGACATCGAGGTCTCCGGCCCCGGCTTCCTGAACGTGACGATCACCGACCGCGCGATCACCGAGACCCTGGCCGCCCGCTACGCCGACGACACGGCGCGGCTCGGCGTACCCCTCGCCCCCCACCCGGGCACGACGGTCATCGACTACGCCCAGCCGAACGTGGCGAAGGAGATGCACGTCGGTCACCTCCGCTCCGCGGTGATCGGCGACGCGGTCGTCCAACTCCTGGAGTTCACCGGCGAGTCGGTGGTCCGCAGGCACCACATCGGCGACTGGGGAACGCAGTTCGGCATGCTGATCCAGTATCTGGACGAGCACCCGGGCGAGTTGGACCACGCCGACGCGCAGGTCACCGGCGAGGAGGCGATGTCGAACCTCGACCGCCTCTACAAGGCCGCGCGCAAACTCTTCGACTCCGACGAGGAGTTCAAGACCCGGGCCCGCCGCAGGGTCGTGGACCTCCAGGCCGGCGACCCTCAAACCATCGCCGCCTGGCAGAAGTTCGTGGACGAGTCGAAGATCTACTTCTTCTCGGTCTTCGAGAAGCTGGACATGGAGATCCGGGACGCGGACATCGTCGGCGAGTCGGGTTACAACGACATGCTGGACGAAACCTGCCGCCTGCTGGAGGAGTCCGGCGTCGCGGAGATCTCGGACGGCGCGCTGTGCGTGTTCTTCGACGACATCAAGGGCCCGGACGGCAACCGCGTCCCGCTGATCGTCCGCAAGTCCGACGGCGGCTACGGCTACGCGGCGACGGACCTGTCGGCGATCAGGGACAGGGTCTTCAACCTCAAGGCGACCTCGCTCCTCTACGTCGTGGACGTCCGCCAGTCCCTCCACTTCAAGATGGTCTTCGAGACCGCCCGCCGGGCCGGCTGGCTGGGCGACGACGTCACGGCGTACCAGTTGGCCTTCGGCACGATCCTCGGCAAGGACGGCAAGCCGTTCAAGACGCGTGAGGGCGTGTCGGTGAAGCTGGAGGACCTCCTCGACGAGGCGGTCCAGCGCGCCACGGCGGTCGTCCGGGACAAGGCGGAGAAGGTCGGCCTGACCGAGCAGGAGATCATCGACAACGGCCGCTACGTGGGCATCGGCGCGGTGAAGTACGCCGACCTGTCGACGTCCGCGGTCCGTGACTACAAGTTCGACCTGGACCAGATGGTCTCCCTGAACGGCGACACGGCGGTGTACCTCCAGTACGCCTACGCCCGCATCCAGTCCATCCTCCGCAAGGCCGGCGAGGCCCGCCCGGTCGCCCACCCGGAGCTGGAACTGGCCCCGGCGGAGCGCTCGTTGGGCCTCCACCTGGACCAGTTCAGCGAGGTGGTGGCGGAGGCCGCCAAGGAGTACGCCCCGCACAAGCTGACGGCGTACCTGTACCAACTGGCCTCTACGCTCACGACGTTCTACGACCAGTGCCACGTACTGTCCCCGGACAACGCCCCGGAGGTCGTCGAGAACCGCCTGTTCCTGGTGGACTTGACGGCCCGGACGTTGCAGCGGGGGATGGCACTGCTGGGCATCAGGACGCCCGAGAAGCTGTAA
- the lysS gene encoding lysine--tRNA ligase: MPIVAQSTETTDWVSRFADEVIEESERRAPGKPVVVASGLSPSGPIHLGNLREVMTPHLVADEIRRRGHEVRHLISWDDYDRYRKVPNGVEGTDASWAEHIGKPLTSVPAPKGSAYPNWAEHFKAAMVASLAELGVEFDGISQTAQYTSGVYREQILHAMKHRGDIDAILEQYRTKKAPPKKQQQSQKPVDDAELEAEAGSGAAEEDDGSSGSAGYFPYRPFCASCGKDLTTVTAYDDDTTELTYVCTEDGFTETVLLSEFNRGKLVWKVDWPMRWAYEGVIFEPSGVDHSSPGSSFQVGGQIVGIFGGERPIGPMYAFVGISGMAKMSSSKGGVPTPADALQIMEPQLLRWLYARRRPNQSFKIAFDQEIQRLYDEWDKLDGKVADGSALPADLAAHARAVRTAAGELPRTPRPMPYRTLASVADITAGDEDQSLRILSELDPANPLSTLDEVRPRLDKAEAWINTHVPADQRTIVRDEPDTELLKSLDEPSQQSLRLLRDGLADHWSLDGLSHLVYGVPKVQAGFSADATAKELPPEIKTAQRTFFALLYHLLVSRDTGPRLPTLLLAVGQERVRRLLGE; the protein is encoded by the coding sequence GTGCCGATCGTGGCTCAGAGCACCGAGACCACCGACTGGGTCTCCCGTTTCGCGGATGAGGTCATCGAGGAGTCGGAGCGTCGGGCCCCGGGCAAACCGGTCGTCGTCGCGTCCGGACTCTCCCCCTCCGGCCCCATCCACCTCGGCAACCTCCGCGAGGTCATGACCCCGCACCTCGTCGCCGACGAGATCCGCCGCCGGGGCCACGAGGTCCGCCACCTCATCTCCTGGGACGACTACGACCGGTACCGCAAGGTGCCGAACGGGGTCGAGGGGACCGACGCCAGCTGGGCCGAGCACATCGGCAAGCCGCTGACCTCCGTACCGGCCCCGAAGGGTTCCGCCTACCCGAACTGGGCCGAGCACTTCAAGGCCGCCATGGTCGCCTCCCTCGCCGAGCTGGGCGTGGAGTTCGACGGGATCAGCCAGACCGCGCAGTACACCTCCGGCGTGTACCGCGAGCAGATCCTGCACGCCATGAAGCACCGCGGCGACATCGACGCGATCCTGGAGCAGTACCGCACCAAGAAGGCCCCGCCGAAGAAGCAGCAGCAGTCGCAGAAGCCCGTCGACGACGCCGAGCTGGAGGCCGAGGCCGGGTCCGGCGCGGCCGAGGAGGACGACGGCAGCTCCGGTTCCGCCGGCTACTTCCCGTACAGGCCCTTCTGCGCCAGCTGCGGCAAGGACCTCACCACCGTCACGGCCTACGACGACGACACCACCGAGCTGACCTACGTCTGCACCGAGGACGGCTTCACCGAGACCGTCCTGCTGAGCGAGTTCAACCGCGGCAAGCTGGTCTGGAAGGTCGACTGGCCCATGCGCTGGGCGTATGAGGGTGTGATCTTCGAGCCGTCCGGTGTCGACCATTCCTCCCCCGGCTCCTCCTTCCAGGTCGGCGGGCAGATCGTCGGGATCTTCGGCGGCGAGCGGCCCATCGGGCCCATGTACGCCTTCGTCGGCATCAGCGGCATGGCCAAGATGTCCAGCAGCAAGGGCGGGGTCCCCACCCCGGCCGACGCGCTCCAGATCATGGAACCGCAGCTCCTGCGCTGGCTCTACGCCCGCCGCCGCCCCAACCAGTCCTTCAAGATCGCCTTCGACCAGGAGATCCAGCGCCTCTACGACGAGTGGGACAAGCTGGACGGGAAGGTCGCGGACGGGTCCGCCCTGCCCGCCGACCTCGCCGCACACGCGCGAGCCGTGCGGACCGCCGCCGGTGAACTGCCCCGTACCCCCCGCCCGATGCCGTACCGGACCCTCGCGTCCGTCGCCGACATCACCGCGGGCGACGAGGACCAGTCGCTGCGCATCCTCAGCGAGCTCGACCCCGCCAACCCGCTCTCCACCCTCGACGAGGTCCGCCCCCGGCTCGACAAGGCCGAGGCCTGGATCAACACGCACGTCCCCGCCGACCAGCGGACCATCGTGCGCGACGAACCCGACACCGAACTTCTCAAGTCCCTCGACGAGCCCTCCCAGCAGTCGCTACGGCTGCTGCGCGACGGCCTCGCCGACCACTGGTCCCTGGACGGCCTGAGCCACCTCGTCTACGGCGTCCCCAAGGTCCAGGCCGGCTTCTCCGCCGACGCGACCGCCAAGGAACTCCCGCCGGAGATCAAGACCGCCCAGCGGACGTTCTTCGCCCTCCTCTACCACCTGCTCGTGAGCCGCGACACCGGGCCGCGTCTGCCGACGCTGCTGCTGGCCGTGGGGCAGGAGCGGGTGCGGAGGCTGCTGGGGGAGTAG
- a CDS encoding DUF2637 domain-containing protein has translation MSAPIQLTRMHRVLIGVVVSGAVVIAGIGFAGSYAAVRELALKKGFGNFAYVFPIGIDAGICVLLALDLLLTWIRIPFPLLRQTAWLLTVATIAFNGAAAWPDPLGVGMHAVIPILFVVSVEAARHAIGRIADITADKHMEGVRLTRWLLSPIPTFLLWRRMKLWELRSYEQVIKLEQDRLVYQARLHSRFGRAWRRKAPVESMMPLRLARYGVPLAETAPSGLAAAGIEPVLLPPAPQLEPVREQEQPAAPAVQNAPAPVREQLPAAEGNERHEQSRDQAEPQNPWLHSRDPQTVAYQGGYDPTYDPDSAYRQWYAEQQQAEQFQQYEEEQQRFEQQRGFEQQQQPFPQQQAFPQQQEEEEPAPAPEPSMEDTGTFQIPAGPGRTREMGAGGGTEPTEEDFYLVFKKSINGGSGYPTSGQFRDDVEATYTIRLPSRDADRMVTRFTARHAAQLEEEHIA, from the coding sequence GTGTCCGCACCCATTCAGCTCACACGTATGCACCGGGTACTCATCGGTGTGGTCGTCTCCGGTGCGGTCGTCATCGCCGGTATCGGCTTCGCCGGTTCGTACGCCGCGGTGCGCGAGCTCGCCCTGAAGAAGGGCTTCGGGAACTTCGCGTACGTCTTCCCGATCGGCATCGACGCGGGTATCTGTGTCCTGCTCGCCCTCGACCTGCTCCTGACCTGGATCAGGATCCCCTTCCCGCTGCTGCGCCAGACGGCCTGGCTGCTGACGGTCGCGACGATCGCGTTCAACGGCGCCGCGGCCTGGCCCGACCCGCTCGGGGTCGGTATGCACGCGGTGATCCCGATCCTGTTCGTGGTCTCGGTGGAGGCGGCCCGGCACGCGATCGGCCGGATCGCCGACATCACCGCCGACAAGCACATGGAGGGCGTCCGCCTCACCCGCTGGCTGCTCTCCCCCATCCCGACGTTCCTGCTCTGGCGCCGGATGAAGCTCTGGGAGCTGCGCTCCTACGAGCAGGTCATCAAGCTGGAGCAGGACCGCCTCGTCTACCAGGCCCGCCTGCACTCCCGCTTCGGCCGCGCCTGGCGCCGCAAGGCCCCGGTGGAGTCGATGATGCCGCTGCGCCTGGCGCGCTACGGCGTCCCCCTCGCGGAGACGGCCCCCTCGGGCCTCGCGGCGGCGGGCATCGAGCCCGTACTGCTGCCCCCGGCCCCGCAGTTGGAGCCGGTCCGCGAGCAGGAGCAGCCTGCGGCACCGGCCGTCCAGAACGCCCCGGCACCGGTCCGCGAGCAGCTCCCGGCCGCCGAGGGCAACGAGCGGCACGAGCAGTCGCGGGACCAGGCCGAGCCGCAGAACCCGTGGCTGCACTCGCGGGACCCGCAGACGGTGGCGTACCAGGGCGGCTACGACCCGACGTACGACCCGGACTCGGCCTACCGCCAGTGGTACGCGGAGCAGCAGCAGGCCGAGCAGTTCCAGCAGTACGAGGAGGAGCAGCAGCGGTTCGAGCAGCAGCGGGGGTTCGAGCAGCAACAGCAGCCGTTCCCGCAGCAACAGGCGTTCCCCCAGCAGCAGGAGGAGGAGGAGCCCGCCCCGGCCCCTGAGCCCTCCATGGAGGACACCGGTACCTTCCAGATCCCAGCGGGTCCCGGTCGTACCCGTGAGATGGGCGCGGGCGGCGGCACGGAGCCGACCGAAGAAGACTTCTACCTCGTCTTCAAGAAGTCGATAAACGGCGGCAGCGGCTATCCCACCTCGGGCCAGTTCAGGGATGACGTCGAGGCGACCTACACCATCAGGCTGCCATCACGCGACGCCGATCGGATGGTGACCCGCTTCACCGCCCGGCATGCGGCACAACTCGAAGAAGAGCACATCGCCTGA
- a CDS encoding DUF3558 family protein, protein MHQAAQRDHSDQQRAKRLSRLLVCAAAVPVMLIAAGCSSDSGSDDGAGKDTTGPGATTSADATAAPTVRAAAYQKLPEPCAVLSKKTLTELVPKGAKSGKEGTSSDTASRGSCSWTSLDNNGVKGSQFRWLNVSLLRFDSSQTQGEGDKLAAAYYAKQVREAQSVTGAKNAKSEPVAGAGAEATAVRYDLKKKEGAFKQQTVVARVENVVVTIDYNGAGLAGEKAPSADTLTKAAEKAVKEAVAAVTSANGTGAGGSSGSGSGGASSTPSKSPSKSPAKSASPSASKSAAKSDAKAPAATASSSASAAADKS, encoded by the coding sequence ATGCATCAAGCAGCACAGCGAGACCACAGTGACCAGCAGCGGGCGAAGCGTCTGAGCCGCCTCCTTGTCTGCGCGGCCGCCGTCCCGGTGATGCTGATCGCGGCCGGCTGCTCCTCGGACTCCGGCTCCGACGACGGCGCGGGCAAGGACACGACCGGCCCCGGCGCGACGACGTCGGCCGACGCGACCGCCGCTCCGACGGTGCGGGCGGCGGCGTACCAGAAGCTGCCCGAGCCGTGTGCGGTGCTGTCGAAGAAGACGTTGACCGAGCTGGTGCCGAAGGGTGCCAAGTCGGGCAAGGAGGGCACCTCCAGCGACACGGCGTCGCGCGGCAGTTGCTCCTGGACGAGCCTGGACAACAACGGGGTCAAGGGTTCGCAGTTCCGCTGGCTGAACGTGTCGTTGCTGCGGTTCGACTCCTCGCAGACGCAGGGCGAGGGCGACAAGCTGGCCGCCGCGTACTACGCGAAGCAGGTGCGGGAGGCGCAGTCCGTCACCGGCGCGAAGAACGCCAAGTCGGAGCCGGTCGCGGGCGCGGGCGCCGAGGCGACGGCGGTGCGCTACGACCTGAAGAAGAAGGAAGGCGCCTTCAAGCAGCAGACGGTGGTGGCGCGGGTCGAGAACGTGGTCGTCACGATCGACTACAACGGCGCGGGCCTCGCGGGCGAGAAGGCCCCGAGCGCGGACACGCTGACGAAGGCGGCGGAGAAGGCCGTGAAGGAGGCGGTGGCGGCGGTGACGTCGGCCAACGGCACGGGCGCGGGCGGGAGTTCGGGCTCCGGCTCGGGCGGCGCGAGCAGCACGCCCTCGAAGTCCCCGTCCAAGTCGCCCGCCAAGTCCGCCTCCCCGTCCGCCTCCAAGTCGGCGGCGAAGTCGGACGCGAAGGCCCCGGCGGCCACCGCTTCCTCCTCCGCCTCTGCCGCCGCCGACAAGAGTTGA
- a CDS encoding DUF3558 domain-containing protein: MQRKAYVPGTAALLVALLAGCSSGSADSGTTDDANPGEAGTATAVAQPGKYRTLPEPCGAVGHSTLDTLLPGIKQIADPDQREAAYAGDATLTYDTDRKVGCRWKVESTDATDHLLVDFERVVSYDNAVSDDSQAQTIFATKETAADLPEPTASATASDTESNSASASGSASASDSATPSATPSSSSSASASDSTSASPTASASPTGLEPRTLSGLGDEAFLDDALSSSGSTAQQRTVTVVFRTSNVIVTIEYEEQPATVGVVPDSQKMQDRARKLAAQLADSLNG, encoded by the coding sequence GTGCAGCGGAAGGCGTACGTACCCGGCACCGCCGCGCTCCTCGTGGCGCTGCTGGCGGGCTGCTCCAGCGGCTCGGCCGACAGCGGTACGACGGACGACGCGAACCCGGGCGAGGCCGGCACGGCGACCGCGGTGGCCCAGCCGGGCAAGTACCGCACGCTTCCCGAACCCTGCGGCGCGGTCGGTCACAGCACCCTGGACACCCTGCTCCCCGGCATCAAGCAGATCGCCGACCCGGACCAGCGCGAGGCGGCGTACGCGGGCGACGCGACGCTGACGTACGACACGGACCGCAAGGTGGGCTGCCGTTGGAAGGTCGAGTCCACGGACGCGACCGACCATCTCCTGGTCGACTTCGAGCGGGTGGTGTCCTACGACAACGCCGTGAGCGACGACAGCCAGGCGCAGACGATCTTCGCGACGAAGGAGACGGCGGCGGATCTCCCGGAGCCGACGGCGAGCGCCACGGCGTCGGACACGGAGTCGAACTCCGCGTCGGCGTCCGGCTCGGCGTCGGCTTCGGACTCCGCGACGCCCTCCGCCACCCCCTCGTCCTCGTCCTCCGCGTCCGCCTCCGACTCGACGTCGGCCTCCCCCACCGCCTCCGCCTCCCCCACCGGTCTCGAACCCCGCACCCTCTCCGGTCTGGGCGACGAGGCGTTCCTCGACGACGCGTTGAGCAGTTCCGGATCGACGGCTCAGCAGCGCACGGTGACTGTGGTGTTTCGCACGTCCAACGTCATTGTGACCATCGAGTACGAGGAGCAGCCGGCGACGGTCGGTGTCGTGCCGGACAGCCAGAAGATGCAGGACAGGGCGCGGAAACTGGCCGCGCAGCTGGCCGACTCGCTCAACGGTTAG
- a CDS encoding RtcB family protein: protein MSYVEMPGAKVPIRMWTDPASVEEGALQQLRNVATLPWIKGLAVMPDVHYGKGATVGSVIAMRGAVCPAAVGVDIGCGMSAVKTSLTANDLPGDLSRLRSKIEQAIPVGRGMHDSPVEPGRFYGLATGGWDDFWGRFDGVAEAVKFRQERAQKQMGTLGSGNHFTEVCIDGDGSVWLMLHSGSRNIGKELAEHHIGAAQRLPHNQGLVDRDLAVFIADTPQMAAYRNDLFWAQEYAKYNRTIMMALLKDVIRKEFKKAKPTFDAEISCHHNYVSEERYEGVDLLVTRKGAIRAGSGEYGIIPGSMGTGSYIVKGLGNEKSFNSASHGAGRRMSRTAAKRRFSTKDLEEQTRGVECRKDSGVVDEIPGAYKPIEQVIDQQRDLVEVVAKLKQVVCVKG, encoded by the coding sequence ATGTCGTACGTGGAGATGCCGGGCGCGAAGGTACCGATCCGCATGTGGACCGACCCGGCGTCGGTCGAGGAGGGCGCGCTCCAGCAGCTGCGCAACGTCGCGACCCTGCCGTGGATCAAGGGCCTGGCGGTCATGCCGGACGTGCACTACGGGAAGGGCGCGACGGTCGGGTCCGTCATCGCGATGCGGGGCGCGGTGTGCCCGGCGGCGGTGGGGGTCGACATCGGCTGCGGCATGTCCGCGGTGAAGACGTCACTCACGGCGAACGATCTTCCCGGCGATCTGTCGCGGCTGCGGTCGAAGATCGAGCAGGCGATTCCGGTGGGGCGGGGGATGCATGACAGTCCGGTGGAGCCGGGGCGGTTCTACGGGCTGGCCACCGGCGGGTGGGACGACTTCTGGGGGCGGTTCGACGGAGTGGCCGAAGCGGTCAAATTCCGTCAGGAACGTGCACAAAAGCAGATGGGAACGCTTGGATCCGGCAATCACTTCACAGAAGTGTGCATAGACGGCGACGGTTCGGTCTGGCTCATGCTCCACTCCGGGTCCCGGAACATCGGCAAGGAACTCGCCGAGCACCACATCGGTGCGGCGCAGAGGCTCCCGCACAACCAGGGCCTGGTCGACCGTGACCTCGCCGTCTTCATCGCGGACACCCCGCAGATGGCGGCGTACCGCAACGACCTGTTCTGGGCGCAGGAGTACGCGAAGTACAACCGCACGATCATGATGGCGCTCCTGAAGGACGTGATCCGCAAGGAGTTCAAGAAGGCGAAGCCGACGTTCGACGCCGAGATCTCGTGCCATCACAACTACGTGAGCGAGGAGCGGTACGAGGGCGTCGACCTGCTGGTCACCCGTAAGGGAGCGATCCGCGCCGGCTCCGGCGAGTACGGGATCATCCCCGGCTCGATGGGCACCGGTTCGTACATCGTGAAGGGCCTCGGCAACGAGAAGTCCTTCAACTCGGCCTCGCACGGCGCCGGTCGGCGCATGAGCCGTACCGCGGCCAAGCGTCGCTTCTCGACGAAGGACCTGGAGGAGCAGACACGGGGTGTGGAGTGCCGTAAGGACTCCGGCGTCGTGGACGAGATCCCGGGCGCGTACAAGCCGATCGAGCAGGTCATCGATCAGCAGCGGGACCTCGTCGAGGTCGTGGCGAAGCTGAAGCAGGTCGTGTGTGTGAAGGGCTGA
- a CDS encoding PHB depolymerase family esterase, translating to MKSATAITEVYGDGQKFIAVAVEYDTEIDTSKLSASSFKVEGRTITKVYANTSAATADRGTDGKYVIVELSPDDKSALLWGGVGSGEGAPGTAQPSALATASSAPSASSSSSPYVIPGPQVGSTGGPATIRAAKGTVTQAGTVTTSAGTGYAGGDAKVGTSRTVNLIVDDFEQFTYKDSKTGRSLPYNLYIPKGYDRSKSYPLVLFMHDASLITTTVRATLVQGLGAVCWASPEDQAKRPAFVLAPQYPEVVVGDDYKPTALFDTTVDLVRSLTAKYSIDTDRLYSTGQSMGAMMTLGLNIKYPDLFAASWVVAGQWPSAPAAPLARKNLWVTVSQGDTKAYPGENAIMAVIEKAGTKVARAVWDGQSTAAEFAADVKAVVAKRTTVNYASFRKGSTLAGGLANAHGVEHNSTWPIAYTIEGIRAWIFQQRKA from the coding sequence ATGAAAAGCGCCACCGCGATCACCGAGGTCTACGGCGACGGCCAGAAATTCATCGCGGTCGCCGTCGAGTACGACACCGAGATCGACACGTCCAAGCTCTCGGCGTCGTCCTTCAAGGTCGAGGGCCGGACCATCACGAAGGTCTACGCCAACACCAGTGCGGCGACGGCCGATCGGGGCACCGACGGCAAGTACGTCATCGTCGAGCTGTCCCCCGACGACAAGAGCGCCCTGTTGTGGGGAGGCGTGGGGTCGGGCGAGGGCGCGCCGGGGACCGCCCAGCCGTCGGCCTTGGCCACGGCGTCGAGCGCGCCCTCGGCGTCCTCCTCAAGCAGCCCCTACGTCATCCCCGGCCCCCAGGTGGGCTCGACGGGCGGACCCGCCACCATCAGGGCGGCGAAGGGCACCGTCACCCAGGCCGGCACCGTCACGACCAGTGCCGGCACCGGTTACGCCGGCGGCGACGCCAAGGTCGGTACCAGCAGGACGGTGAACCTGATCGTCGACGACTTCGAGCAGTTCACGTACAAGGACTCGAAGACCGGCAGGTCGCTGCCGTACAACCTCTACATCCCCAAGGGCTACGACCGGAGCAAGTCCTATCCGCTCGTCCTCTTCATGCACGACGCGAGCCTGATCACCACCACGGTGCGGGCGACGCTGGTGCAGGGCCTGGGCGCGGTGTGCTGGGCATCCCCCGAGGACCAGGCGAAGCGCCCGGCGTTCGTGCTGGCGCCGCAGTACCCGGAGGTGGTCGTCGGCGACGACTACAAGCCGACGGCACTCTTCGACACCACCGTCGACCTGGTCAGGTCACTGACCGCGAAGTACAGCATCGACACCGATCGCCTGTACTCCACCGGCCAGTCCATGGGCGCGATGATGACCCTCGGCCTGAACATCAAGTACCCCGACCTCTTCGCGGCCTCCTGGGTGGTCGCCGGTCAGTGGCCCTCCGCCCCGGCCGCGCCGCTGGCGAGGAAGAACCTCTGGGTCACCGTCTCGCAGGGCGACACCAAGGCCTATCCCGGCGAGAACGCCATCATGGCCGTCATCGAGAAGGCCGGGACGAAGGTCGCCCGCGCGGTCTGGGACGGGCAGTCCACCGCGGCGGAGTTCGCCGCGGACGTGAAGGCCGTGGTGGCCAAGCGCACGACGGTCAACTACGCCTCGTTCAGGAAGGGTTCGACCCTGGCCGGGGGTCTGGCGAACGCGCACGGCGTCGAGCACAACTCGACGTGGCCGATCGCCTACACCATCGAGGGCATCCGGGCGTGGATCTTCCAGCAGCGGAAGGCCTAG
- a CDS encoding SDR family NAD(P)-dependent oxidoreductase, producing MATAAPSAASRIAVVTGASGGIGAATARQLAAAGYRVVLTARRKDRIEALAEEITANGGQATAYALDVTDRAAVDEFATAFKTIGVLINNAGGALGADPVATGDPADWRTMYETNVLGTLNITQALLPALTASGDGTVVVVSSTAGHGTYEGGAGYVAAKHGAHVLAETLRLEIVGTPVRVIEVAPGMVKTDEFALTRFGGDAEKAAKVYAGVAEPLTADDVADTITWAVTRPSHVNIDLLVVRPRAQASNTKVHREL from the coding sequence ATGGCCACCGCCGCACCGTCCGCCGCCTCCCGTATCGCGGTCGTCACCGGGGCGAGCGGCGGCATCGGCGCCGCCACGGCCCGGCAGCTCGCCGCGGCCGGTTACCGCGTCGTCCTCACCGCCCGCCGCAAGGACCGCATCGAGGCGCTCGCCGAGGAGATCACCGCGAACGGCGGCCAGGCCACGGCATACGCCCTCGACGTCACCGACCGTGCCGCCGTCGACGAGTTCGCGACCGCGTTCAAGACGATCGGCGTGCTGATCAACAACGCGGGCGGCGCACTCGGCGCCGACCCGGTCGCGACCGGCGACCCCGCCGACTGGCGCACGATGTACGAGACGAACGTCCTCGGCACCCTGAACATCACCCAGGCCCTGCTCCCCGCCCTCACCGCGAGCGGCGACGGCACGGTCGTGGTCGTCTCCTCCACGGCCGGACACGGCACGTACGAGGGCGGCGCGGGCTATGTCGCCGCCAAGCACGGCGCCCACGTCCTCGCCGAGACCCTGCGCCTGGAGATCGTCGGCACCCCGGTGCGGGTCATCGAGGTCGCGCCCGGCATGGTCAAGACGGACGAGTTCGCGCTGACCCGCTTCGGCGGCGACGCGGAGAAGGCGGCGAAGGTCTACGCGGGCGTCGCCGAGCCCCTCACCGCCGACGACGTGGCCGACACCATCACCTGGGCGGTCACCCGCCCCAGCCACGTCAACATCGACCTCCTCGTCGTCCGCCCCCGCGCCCAGGCCTCGAACACCAAGGTCCACCGGGAGCTGTGA
- a CDS encoding YnfA family protein: MLVLRSAALFVVAAVFEIGGAWLVWQGVREHRGWLWIGGGIMALGVYGFVATFQPDAHFGRILAAYGGIFVAGSLAWGAVADGYRPDRWDITGALICLAGMAVIMWAPRGN, from the coding sequence ATGCTCGTGCTCCGCTCCGCAGCCCTCTTCGTCGTCGCCGCCGTCTTCGAGATCGGCGGCGCCTGGCTGGTCTGGCAGGGGGTGCGCGAACACCGCGGCTGGCTGTGGATCGGCGGCGGGATCATGGCCCTCGGCGTCTACGGCTTCGTCGCCACCTTCCAGCCCGACGCCCACTTCGGCCGCATCCTCGCGGCCTACGGCGGGATCTTCGTCGCCGGTTCACTGGCCTGGGGCGCGGTCGCGGACGGCTACCGCCCCGACCGCTGGGACATCACCGGCGCCCTGATCTGCCTGGCCGGGATGGCCGTGATCATGTGGGCGCCCAGGGGGAACTGA
- a CDS encoding MarR family winged helix-turn-helix transcriptional regulator → MSGNARARLLDELSSVSRRYMASYALFNQAVADRLGLHPTDLQCLNLLTLEAGPVTTGRVAELTGLTTGSATRLVDRLERAGYVVRERDAEDRRRVLVATVPEKITEFGRMWNRLGGGWFTLFDELGDAELAVIVGHMRRTVEFSGQQIARLRAGDV, encoded by the coding sequence ATGTCCGGGAACGCGCGGGCGCGGCTGCTGGACGAGTTGTCCTCCGTATCGCGCCGGTACATGGCGTCGTACGCCCTGTTCAACCAGGCCGTCGCCGACCGGCTCGGGCTGCACCCCACCGATCTGCAGTGTCTGAACCTGCTCACGCTGGAGGCCGGGCCCGTCACCACGGGCCGGGTCGCCGAGCTGACCGGGCTGACGACCGGGTCGGCGACGCGGCTGGTGGACCGGCTGGAGCGGGCCGGGTACGTCGTCCGGGAGCGGGACGCGGAGGACCGGCGGCGGGTGCTGGTGGCGACCGTGCCGGAGAAGATCACCGAGTTCGGGCGCATGTGGAACCGGCTCGGCGGCGGCTGGTTCACCCTCTTCGACGAGCTCGGCGACGCCGAACTCGCCGTGATCGTCGGGCACATGAGGCGGACGGTGGAGTTCAGCGGGCAGCAGATCGCGCGGCTGCGGGCGGGGGACGTGTAG